The following coding sequences lie in one Lolium perenne isolate Kyuss_39 chromosome 2, Kyuss_2.0, whole genome shotgun sequence genomic window:
- the LOC127336189 gene encoding protein NARROW LEAF 1 — protein MKPSDDRVQLSDLTQSEESSLDVEGYCHHHAIFPCSPSMQPVASGCVHTENSAAYFLWPTSNLQHCAAEGRANYFGNLQKGLLPVLPGRLPKGQQANSLLDLMTIRAFHSKILRRFSLGTAVGLRIIKGALTDIPAIIVFVARKVHKKWLNPNQCLPAILAGPGGVWCDVDVVEFSYYGAPAPTPKEQMFSELVNKLCGSDEYIGSGSQVASQDTFGTLGAIVKRRTSNKQVGFLTNRHVAVDLDYPNQKMFHPLPPNLGPGIYLGAVERATSFITDDVWYGIYAGTNPETFVRADGAFIPFADDFDISTVTTIVREVGEIGDVKVIDLQCPINSLIGRQVCKVGRSSGHTTGTVMAYALEYNDEKGICFFTDLLVVGENRQTFDLEGDSGSLIILTSQDEEKPRPIGIIWGGTANRGRIKLTSDHGPENWTTGVDLGRLLDRLELDLIITNESLKDAVQEQRNAYVAAVMSAVGESSMVDVTASEATTQEKVEEIFEPLGIKIQQLPRHDMTTSATEGEGAANTPSDMEEHQFISNFVGMSPVCRDQDAPRSIIANLNNPSEEELAMSLHLGERESDQDQEKGTPSDPESSLNLEKRPRPDTEPSIDLEKRPRCDPEPSMDLQKRPRSDQEQSIDLEERPCSDPKPSIDLEK, from the exons ATGAAGCCTTCAGATGACAGGGTGCAGCTCTCAGATTTGACGCAATCGGAAGAGTCTTCGCTTGATGTGGAGGGGTATTGCCATCACCACGCGATCTTTCCTTGTTCTCCGTCAATGCAACCAGTTGCCTCCGGATGTGTACACACAGAAAACAGCGCGGCATACTTCTTATGGCCGACATCAAACCTACAGCATTGTGCGGCTGAGGGGCGGGCAAACTATTTTGGGAACCTCCAGAAAGGACTGCTGCCGGTGCTCCCTGGACGTTTGCCCAAGGGCCAGCAAGCAAATAGCTTGCTTGACTTGATGACTATAAGAGCTTTCCACAGCAAGATATTGCGGCGTTTCAGCCTTGGGACGGCAGTGGGCTTACGCATAATAAAGGGGGCTTTGACAGATATCCCCGCCATTATTGTCTTTGTTGCTCGAAAGGTTCATAAAAAGTGGCTCAATCCGAACCAATGCCTTCCCGcgattcttgcg GGACCAGGAGGTGTTTGGTGCGATGTTGATGTTGTAGAATTTTCATATTATGGTGCACCGGCTCCAACTCCTAAAGAGCAGATGTTCAGTGAGCTTGTGAATAAGCTGTGTGGCAGTGATGAGTATATTGGTTCTGGCTCCCAG GTTGCAAGCCAGGATACATTTGGAACGTTGGGTGCAATTGTGAAACGGCGCACCAGCAACAAGCAGGTTGGTTTCCTCACCAACCGACACGTTGCAGTTGACTTGGACTACCCTAACCAGAAGATGTTTCACCCATTGCCACCCAATCTTGGGCCTGGTATTTATCTTGGAGCTGTCGAAAGGGCAACATCTTTCATCACAGATGATGTTTGGTATGGAATTTATGCTGGAACAAACCCAG AGACATTTGTACGAGCTGACGGTGCATTCATTCCATTTGCTGATGACTTTGACATATCCACAGTCACTACTATAGTTAGGGAGGTCGGTGAGATTGGAGATGTTAAGGTTATAGATCTGCAGTGTCCTATCAATAGCCTCATAGGGAGGCAAGTTTGCAAAGTTGGCAGAAGCTCTGGTCACACGACTGGGACTGTGATGGCATATGCCCTTGAGTACAATGATGAGAAAGGAATATGCTTCTTCACTGACCTCCTCGTTGTTGGCGAGAACCGCCAAACATTTGATTTGGAAGGTGATAGTGGAAGCCTTATTATTCTGACCAGCCAGGATGAGGAGAAGCCACGTCCTATTGGGATAATATGGGGTGGCACAGCAAACCGTGGGAGGATAAAGCTTACAAGTGATCATGGTCCTGAAAATTGGACTACCGGGGTTGATCTTGGCCGTCTTCTTGATCGTCTAgaacttgatcttatcataaccaACGAATCACTCAAAG ATGCTGTGCAGGAGCAAAGGAATGCTTATGTGGCTGCGGTTATGTCTGCTGTTGGGGAGTCTTCCATGGTGGATGTCACTGCATCAGAAGCCACCACACAAGAGAAGGTTGAAGAGATCTTTGAGCCTCTGGGAATCAAAATTCAGCAGCTGCCCCGTCATGACATGACAACCTCTGCAACTGAAGGGGAGGGTGCAGCCAACACGCCGTCTGATATGGAAGAGCATCAGTTCATTTCAAACTTTGTCGGCATGTCTCCTGTATGCCGTGACCAAGATGCTCCAAGGAGCATCATCGCAAATTTGAATAATCCATCAGAGGAAGAGCTCGCCATGTCGCTGCACCTAGGCGAACGAGAATCGGACCAAGACCAGGAGAAGGGGACTCCCTCAGACCCTGAATCGAGCCTAAACCTGGAGAAGCGGCCTCGCCCTGACACAGAACCGAGCATAGACCTGGAAAAGCGGCCTCGGTGTGACCCAGAACCGAGCATGGACCTGCAGAAGCGGCCTCGCTCTGACCAAGAACAGAGCATAGACCTAGAGGAACGGCCTTGTTCTGACCCAAAACCGAGCATAGACCTGGAGAAGTGA